The DNA segment aaagtttcccctgtttcgctgtctgacagttccgaccactcttcactaaaaattaattatctcattgtacagaattcggatgatgttttagcttgtttcttataaaaatagactcattaaggattctaaccatataaactataactcataatcatttttgtacaatttttaatgattttccaaagtcataacaggggaacccgaattcattctgaccttgtctcacaaaatctattatatctcatgatttacaattccattgctcacatcatttcttttataagaaactagactcaataagctttagtttcatattttacttatcctctaattcaatctctacaatttttggtgatttttcaaagttacactactgctgctgtccaaaactgctttagtgcaaaatgttgatttccattttgccccaaatttcacagtttatacaattcggtcctttctcaattaacccctaaattaatctaattttctcaattagtactttactagacattataagttgttacacaactattgaaattcagaatttccacatataactctatcttcaaactcttttactattaggtcccaaacattcactttctattcaattctttcaataaaatcagcatatgaacaatttaaagctctaatttcatgctaaatcatcatatacttccagcacatattcatatcaactttcaacttctttcataaaatcaaaaactaatggatttaacaagtgggcctagttgtaaaagtcataaaaatacaaaaattttaagaaatagtcaagaattgaacttacttgtaataaaaatatgaagaaccagcttgaagaagcccttccatggtgttttagctgatgagaattcagaaaagtgaagagaaatctagataattccacttgggtcctaactttattaagcaaattttgcaattttccaattttgcccttaattctccttactttcttgctgatttcatgcctctgccgtccagcccaaatagaccttgggtctatttgccttttaagccctcttccttttatcatttaagctatttaatcattttccaaaattttgcatttgttacaatttagtcctttttgttcaattaattatcggaactttaaaatttcttaacgaaactttaatactaactttttaacactccataaatatttataaaaatatttatggctcagtttaaaatccccgaggtcttgatacctcatttcgattctaattattttaatatttatttctagtgcactattcactatttcaaaaattttcctaacttcatatttaacttatacttactaaattaataatattttctacccatttgtcgaatttagtgatctcgaatcaccgttccgacacctctgaaaattcaagccattacatttttttttcgtcggatttgtggtcccgaaaccactgttccgactaagcctaaaatcgggctattacactcGGACTTCGGTATAAGCGTTGGATCTAAGTATATATCTGACACGGGTATGGTTAGTCTTTCTTAAGGTTTTCCATGTATTTAGAGGATCTTTGGAGATCATATCCACATAACCAAGTGTCGGACACAGATGCttcaaagaaaatgaagagtCCGAGCAACATAGGTTTCAACACCCTCCCATTGCACCTCTAAAGGGAGCTCTAGACTTCTCAAAGGCCTTTGTTTCAACAAACATTGTTCTTTTCTGTTGCAATCCTGAAAATTCTAGTGGGATGAGTCGTCTCAGTCCTTATATTGTCATCGACCAGATGCCATGGACCTGTGTGTCAAATGTCGAATAAAAAAGGTGTCATTTGAATGTCAggtgtatgcatgcatgcatgtatatatatgtctaTGTTTTTGCACGATGAAATGGATTGATGTTGCATAGTCAAAATTTGGTATCCGTACTTGTTATCATCATCAAGTCTCTATATCATGTCAGCATCACTTATCAGTAACATATTTACCTAGATCTATGTTGTATCACCAGGCATGAGCTTTTACTTTTCGAAGCTCTACGAGAGGGTTTGGAAGAAGAAATGGAAAGGGATCCCAGTGTATGCGTCATGGGTGAAGATGTCGGTCACTATGGAGGCTCATACAAAGTGACCAAAGGATTGGCTACCAAGTTCGGGGACCTCAGAGTTCTCGACACCCCTATTGCAGAGAACTCATTCACTGGCATGGGGATCGGAGCTGCTATGACTGGTCTTACACCGGTTGTTGAGGGCATGAACATGGGTTTTCTCCTCCTTGCTTTTAATCAAATCTCCAACAACTGTGGTATGCTTCATTATACATCCGGTGGCCAGTTCACCATACCAATAGTCATTCGTGGTCCTGGTGGTGTTGGACGTCAACTAGGGGCCGAGCACTCTCAACGTCTCGAGTCGTATTTCCAGTCGATTCCTGGAATCCAAATGGTTGCATGTTCAACCCCTTACAATGCCAAGGGCTTAATGAAGGCTGCAATCAGAAGCGAGAACCCCGTTATACTTTTCGAGCACGTTTTGTTCTACAACCTCAAGGAGAGAATTCCAGATGAGGATTACATCTGCAATCTCGAAGAAGCCGAGATGGTAAGACCTGGAGAACATGTTACTATTCTAACCTATTCAAGGATGAGATATCACGTGATGCAGGCAGCAAAAACTTTGGTGAACAAGGGTTATGATCCAGAAGTAATCGACATTAGGTCTTTGAAACCATTCGATCTTTACACCATCGGGAACTCGGTGAAGAAAACACACCGTGTTCTTATCGTGGAGGAATGCATGCGGACCGGTGGTATTGGTGCTAGCTTGACCGCTGCCATCACTGAGAATTTCAACGATTATTTGGATGCTCCTATTATGTGCTTATCTTCACAGGACGTGCCTACACCCTACGCCGGAACATTGGAGGAATGGACCGTTGTTCAGCCAGCCCAGATTGTGACGGCTGTCGAGCAACTCTGTCAGTAGTAGCTGAAACAGTGATTTCGCAGGTGAAGTTTCTATTACCCTTTGACTAGTTCTCATGCAAACTCTGTTTCCGATATATACTTTCCAGTTCATTACCAACATTGTGTCCGTTAAAACTCGATAAATATTTATCGAGTCAAGGCCTGTTATTTGTTTGATCTGGTTCTTCCTTGACTGAAAAAGGCAAAATAGGATCCTGTTTAAGCAATAGTTTACAGGTAGAATACTGAAAAAATTAACTCacgggataaaatgtgtattccATTTCgtctatttttttcccttttggtATGAATATTTGGAAAATTGTGGATGTCAGTATTTGGGTTGAAATATTATTTTGTCTGATATTCAAATTTGTCTACAATGATCAAACCATTTTTGATATTTGAATATGCTAttcactatttaaaaaaaaaaaaaaaaactcaacattTGATTATCTGAATCAACTAAAGTGAATTGATGCAACAtcccacatttaaaacataagtcaaatcattctattttcaattttgaactttttaaattttagtctattaattattttcttttcaaaattgaaattttagtccattcattttcttttcaaaattgataCGTCCAACATATTGTGTAATCCCAAATCAATTTATCATATCCATATATTactcataaaaacacaaaatcaacttatcatatCCATATATTACTCATaaaaaatttggttaataaatttaactattatcgTTTACattacaattaaaatttcaaaatcaacataaaaatttaaagattattatttacattaaaattaaaattttaaaatccacAAAATATGACGCTTATAAATGCTCTAATCGGAAATATTTAACTTTACACATGATACTATTTTGGTTAAGATtagatattcaaattttaaaaaaattacatgatCTTATGTTTTAATTTGCTTGTCGTCCATCTATTTTTTGTATGAGTGGTTTTTTATATGCGtttaagaaataaattcaattatttgtttatatatgcaataaataagcataaaaataaggATAGAAGAGTCCAGAAATTTTCTTTACAATTACAATCTCAATTACTACAAATTACTGTACATGGATCTAACAATGGgattttgaaagaaaatcaaagtttatgcCAAGTAATTGTATATTTGTGGATTGTTCTTGTCTCGTTCCAGGTACTCCCTGTCGATGAGAGACTCGATTCTTTTCTTCAAATCAGCCGGTTTTATCGGAAACTTAAGCTGTTCAACGTCCCGAAAACATATTCTCAATATACGTCAAAAAGGAAAACGTATTACCCATTTGATCATCAATTGCAATGCTCTAATTATCGTACAAGACTAGTATCATTCTCAATCAGTTCGGGTCAAAAATTGACAGGTTTATACACAATGCAAACAGTGAATGTACCTGAGAGGGCACTCTATTATAGGGACTTGaccaaattagtccctctactattaaatgaatcaatttaatccttgtactattaaaaagaatcaaataagactaaattgtttaacagagttaatatttttatagttttcatGGTTTCCGTAAATGAAATCTTTCCTTTGGAATTGAACTgcatttgaaaaaataattttcaagatattttttatatagtaaatgttaGCTCCGTTGCAATTTgaacttatttgattctttttaatagtatatagattaaattgatctatttaataatagagggactaatttgatctagTCCCTATAATATAGGAGGTACTTTAACccaatgcaaagaaaaagaataCACTTACCTGTTGGAAGAGTTCGGTTATCAAAAGGGTGTGGCTCAACACTTTCCTTGTCTTCATTATCCGAACAATAGCAGCATCGACCTGTGATAAAATTGAGCAGTAAAGCATATTTTTTATTAAGCTTGTTCATGTGAGGTGTCTTTCCGTTCGTTTCATTTGTATTAGTGGATAGATAGAATGCGAGACAACGCAAGTGTAAAGCAAATCCAAACCTGATATTGACGGTCTTGAAATACTCTTTCGGTAGTACTCGTGTTTTCCTCCACTGTCTCTTTCATCTGGATTGCATTTACCTGTGTTCCGAAAGGAAAAGTTAGTATGGTCCCTTAGACCTATCGATTCTGATTCGAACATGAAAACCCAATTTGATTAATTCAACCTGATACAATCTCATTTGACCATAAAAAGTTAATAACCTAAACTTGAAATGACCTAAATCCAAAACTAACCTGAACCTGAAATGACCCAAAATTTTTAAACACGAGTCAACCCGACCCACCAATTGAGAGGTCTACTTGGGAGTCAGTTCAATTAAATAGCAAAGAGATAAGCTTGACAAGAATTTAGTTGATCTAAAAAAGTATTCACTTACCATGGTTTGATTTGTCAAAAAAACGTTACAAACGTATGTACCTTTATACGATAGAGAGGAGCAGAAAATCCTTCATTGAAAACGAAAGAATCATCATCTTCCACCTCCCTCCCTTTTGGCAACTGCAGCACACGAAAGCAAACCAAGATAAGTTCACCAACTACACCAGCCCAAACACCAAGTTAAAATGGTAAGTGCAATAATTAAATTGGCATACCTTCTGCAGGACTCGTACTTTACCGCATGCAAGGGACTGCAAGGTCCTTCTCAATTCCTTATCCTCTATGGCAGTAGAGTCCTTAATGTCTTGAAAGCTAAGCTTCTCGGCATCGTTGAACAACATCAGAACTACAGTCTAGAGagtaaacaacaacaataaattGAGAAAACTGTTAGAATATGTCTGCTTGTACAGAACATTAGAACAGGGAAACAAAATGAGAACCGAAGTGCTGACCTGAAATAAGGAAACTGCGAGCTCCTTTTTACCTTTGGTAAAATCGGCTTTCAATACACAATGACCTAACGAGTTTTGCCACATTAACCGCCTCCCACTGTACTTGCTTAAGTAGAACTCCTTAAAGATGTCCTGTTACACCAACTAGAATATGGTGTTAGATAACTTCTCAATAGAAGAACTTACCAGTGTTTATAACAGTGAATATTTCATCCTAAAACCTGCAGCAAACCTGATAGACGTTCAACTCGTGAGGAAGCCGAACAACCATAGGTGGATATGTTGGCCAGTACCTGTGCAGCTCAACAGCCAGAGTAGAATTAAATATCTCAACAATAAACTAATCGATTATGCCACTATGACTTAATAGAGATAACGGTGAAATAAGATTTACCCGGTTGTTAAGACGTGGACACTCATCTCGATTCCAGATGGAAGTTTCGTCCTGGCCTGTGATGATTGCTTGAATGATTCATTTATCTCCTTTGATAGTTCAATATCCTGCATAAAAATCACAAGGCAAGGTCAATTGCATTAAAGTTGCATTCGTATTAATCTCATATTACTAAATTTCCTCAAACCAAAAGTATAAGTAAAATGATTTGACTGTATAAACATTCTGGTCATAAGAATCCAGTCACATAGTCATTAGTCAGATCCTAAGTTGACCAATACAAGAGAAGGTAATCCAAGAAATGAAAGATAAATTTAACTTCCAGAAtccttttctcttctcttcccaACTTCCCCCGTGattttattacattaatatatttaCCTGCATAATCCATCCTCACCAAGGTTTTCAAAACCAAACCAGTGGTCGAACCAGTCAGACCACCGGTTCCCAGTTCGACCaactcaattgaataaattatcaaaaaatattaaaaatagagaaaaccaGTTCAATCGGTTCCAGTGGTTCGACTGGCCGGTTCTGAAAACAGTGAGCCTCATGGCACAATAAATTTTTTACATAATGATTAGTTCATTGCATACTCTTTGCAAGGATTAATCATAATCGATCCGACTCCTTTATGAGTTATAACACTCCTGGGGCCAATACCATCAATGGCTAACATTTTTTTAATGGTTATAATTGGATCGCCATGTTTGCAATGGTCAATTGCTCAAGTTCACGAGACATTTTATTAGAAATTCCAGTGGCAATATTTATTGGATACATTTCTTTGACAAAACTTATAAAAGATATAGAGGCAGACCTTGAACATTCCTTCAAGTTTGTTCGTAAACTGGCTGCCACACTCGGTCTTCAGCTGCAGCATCATAATAACATAACAAtttaatacaatctttaaaatgtgtcatttaatgcaaaaagaagaagataatgaCCTTAGAGATCATGGATTTCTCTGCATCAATAGAAGCACTCTTTCCTAGCAGCAGCCTTTTTGCAAGATCCTTCTTATAGAATGCTTCGAATACGTCCTTGCCCTTAGTTACCAACAAAAACATTGTTCACATCTCTAGCATTAACTTGTACGACAAGAAAAGTAAGAAATACACACAAAGAGGACTGTTATCTGAGGGCAAAGgtatatttaatgatttttatagtGAAAACATGGACCCTACCTGGATGAACCTGAATAAAACCAAAACTTTATCAAGTGTACCCTCTAATTCCTCTTCAGAAGTACCcttattaccagcacgaagctttTCATCCAGAAACTTGGCGATCAGTTCTGCGGGTCGGTTCTATTAAACATAATGCAGAATTAAACCATCAGTTGAGTCAAGTGTGAAAAATATGGTAATCTAAATTAGGAATATTGCTGAACTGGTTAAAACCTAATAAGAAGACTGGAGTTCAAAAGTAAAATAATCTCCAAGTGCAAACCTGACGAATGTTAATTAGATGCTCAAATGCATCCCTAATGTGGTTGCAAAATCCTTCATTCTTCGAAAAGCTTTCTTCCCATATTAAGTCAAGTGAAGCCTTAAATTCTAACAATGATGGCACCATGTCCTTGTCTTTCTCTTCATCCATGACAACGCCCTGCCCAGTTCTCCGAATATATGAACTCACGGCCTGCCTGAGTGCTTCAAGAGAATTGACCCTTGAAAACAGTGAGTACATCCTCTGAAGGTCCTCAATACGGTGTCCATCCATAAGCATCATAAATCCCTA comes from the Gossypium hirsutum isolate 1008001.06 chromosome A06, Gossypium_hirsutum_v2.1, whole genome shotgun sequence genome and includes:
- the LOC121230862 gene encoding cullin-4 isoform X1 — encoded protein: MTKAKSQAVAGSIDPNKNGLHHHHQDGNDVVFDPSSMSLGDDSKSGVPRSPATANLSRKKATPPLPAKKLVIKFVKAKPTMPTNFEEETWAKLKSAINAIFLKQPDSCDLEKLYQDVNNLCLHKLGGSLYQRIEKECEEHISAALRSLVGQSPDLVVFLSLVEKCWQDLCDQMLMIRSIALYLDRTYVKQTPNVRSLWDMGLQLFRKHLSLAPEVEHKTVTGLLRMIESERLGEAVDRTLINHLLQMFTALGIYSGSFEKPFLECTSEFYAAEGTKYMQQYDVPDYLKHVETRLHEEHERCLLYLSDLTRKPLIATVERQLLERHIHAILDKGFMMLMDGHRIEDLQRMYSLFSRVNSLEALRQAVSSYIRRTGQGVVMDEEKDKDMVPSLLEFKASLDLIWEESFSKNEGFCNHIRDAFEHLINIRQNRPAELIAKFLDEKLRAGNKGTSEEELEGTLDKVLVLFRFIQGKDVFEAFYKKDLAKRLLLGKSASIDAEKSMISKLKTECGSQFTNKLEGMFKDIELSKEINESFKQSSQARTKLPSGIEMSVHVLTTGYWPTYPPMVVRLPHELNVYQDIFKEFYLSKYSGRRLMWQNSLGHCVLKADFTKGKKELAVSLFQTVVLMLFNDAEKLSFQDIKDSTAIEDKELRRTLQSLACGKVRVLQKLPKGREVEDDDSFVFNEGFSAPLYRIKVNAIQMKETVEENTSTTERVFQDRQYQVDAAIVRIMKTRKVLSHTLLITELFQQLKFPIKPADLKKRIESLIDREYLERDKNNPQIYNYLA
- the LOC121230862 gene encoding cullin-4 isoform X2 codes for the protein MTKAKSQAVAGSIDPNKNGLHHHHQDGNDVVFDPSSMSLGDDSKSGVPRSPATANLSRKKATPPLPAKKLVIKFVKAKPTMPTNFEEETWAKLKSAINAIFLKQPDSCDLEKLYQDVNNLCLHKLGGSLYQRIEKECEEHISAALRSLVGQSPDLVVFLSLVEKCWQDLCDQMLMIRSIALYLDRTYVKQTPNVRSLWDMGLQLFRKHLSLAPEVEHKTVTGLLRMIESERLGEAVDRTLINHLLQMFTALGIYSGSFEKPFLECTSEFYAAEGTKYMQQYDVPDYLKHVETRLHEEHERCLLYLSDLTRKPLIATVERQLLERHIHAILDKGFMMLMDGHRIEDLQRMYSLFSRVNSLEALRQAVSSYIRRTGQGVVMDEEKDKDMVPSLLEFKASLDLIWEESFSKNEGFCNHIRDAFEHLINIRQNRPAELIAKFLDEKLRAGNKGTSEEELEGTLDKVLVLFRFIQGKDVFEAFYKKDLAKRLLLGKSASIDAEKSMISKLKTECGSQFTNKLEGMFKDIELSKEINESFKQSSQARTKLPSGIEMSVHVLTTGYWPTYPPMVVRLPHELNVYQDIFKEFYLSKYSGRRLMWQNSLGHCVLKADFTKGKKELAVSLFQTVVLMLFNDAEKLSFQDIKDSTAIEDKELRRTLQSLACGKVRVLQKLPKGREVEDDDSFVFNEGFSAPLYRIKVNAIQMKETVEENTSTTERVFQDRQYQVDAAIVRIMKTRKVLSHTLLITELFQQNMFSGR